The Desulfococcus multivorans DNA window CAGGCCAGAAAAATTCGCCTGCATTTCAATCCCCGGCCAAACCTGCCGCCGGTCGTGGCGGATGCGGAGAAGCTGAATCAACTGCTTGAAAACCTGATCGGCAACGCCTTGAAGTTCACGGATTCCGAAGGCAGCGTTGCCCTGGAAATCCTGGTTTCGGAGTCCGGCCGGGACAACATCCTGGTTTCCGTCGCCGATACGGGCTGTGGAATCGATCCGGAACATCTTGAAAGTATTTTTGAAAAATTCAGAAGTATTGAAAAAGGAAAAGATATCCCAAGGGGCTCAGGTCTGGGTTTAGCGATCGCTAAGCACATTGTGACGGCCCATGGAGGCACCATATGGGTGGAAAGCAAAAAAGGCACCGGCAGCACGTTTTACTTTTCTTTGCCGCATGCTTAATGTTTCTGATGATGACGATCGGATGCCGGACGGCTCCCAGGCCTTTGGTGCCGGAGCCCTACAGCCCGGAGGATCGACAGGAATCGCGGTTGCTGGATCAGGCGGAATTATTCCTGGATAAAAAAGACTATTCAGGCGCAATGAATGCCGTCAGAGAGGCGATATCCTGCTGCAGTGGACGATTTTCCGATCGGGCCGTGCATCTTCTGGGTATCGTGCTGTCGGCTCCGGATAACCCCGCGGGCATTCGTAACGACGCGATTCGTTGTTTCAAAACGCTGGAGGTTTCATTTCCGGATGCGGTATACGGCCCGGCTTCCCGGTGTTGGGCCGCTGCCTTGAATGAATTCTCGGCCCGCGAAACCGAGACCCGAGACCTGAAGAAAATCATTCAATCCCAGCGTAAAGAGATCCGAATGCTGGAAAGACAGCTCGAGCAACTGAAGGCTGTGGATCTTGAACTTCAACCTCCCAAACTCGGTGACGAATCTCCTCATGAATGATGTAAAGGACCAGCGGTACACCGCCACCATATTGACGGTCGATGATGAACCGAGCATCCTCGAGGTGATGAGAATGCGGCTCGGTTCCCACGGCTACCGCGTGCTGCCGGCTGCCAACGGTCGAGAAGCCCTGGCGTTGGCAAAAGACAACATCATCGATCTTGCCGTCATTGATTACAAGCTGGACGGCGAAGACGGCGTATCCCTGATGGAAAAACTGCAGGTGGCGCAACCGGATCTGCCCGTGATTATCCTGACCGCATATGGCACCATCGCAAAAGCGGTGGATGCCGTGAAGCGCGGTGCATCCAATTACCTGACCAAGCCGTTTGACGGCGAAGAACTGCTTCAACAGATTGCAGCCTGCCTGGAAAAAGCCGTACCGGATCGCGGAAAAAGTCCATTCGAGACCGATGCTGGAGATCTCCCCGGGGCCTGTGCCCGGATTATCGCCAGAAGCAGCCTCATGAAAGCCGTGCTGGCCAAGGTCGCCCGGGCCGCCGTGACCGATGCCAATGTGTACATCGAAGGTGAAAGCGGAACCGGCAAGGAGTTGATCGCCCGGTGTCTTCATGGCCTCAGCACGAGAAAGTCCGGTCCGTTCATCGCGATCAACTGTGCCGCGATCCCTGAAAATCTGCTTGAAAGCGAACTGCTGGGCTATGAGAAGGGTGCCTTTACGAGCGCCGATCG harbors:
- a CDS encoding sigma-54-dependent transcriptional regulator, encoding MNDVKDQRYTATILTVDDEPSILEVMRMRLGSHGYRVLPAANGREALALAKDNIIDLAVIDYKLDGEDGVSLMEKLQVAQPDLPVIILTAYGTIAKAVDAVKRGASNYLTKPFDGEELLQQIAACLEKAVPDRGKSPFETDAGDLPGACARIIARSSLMKAVLAKVARAAVTDANVYIEGESGTGKELIARCLHGLSTRKSGPFIAINCAAIPENLLESELLGYEKGAFTSADRRREGLFARADGGSFFFDEISELSLPMQAKILRILEEREFYPLGGNKKITVDVRIIAASNRNLEKRIQEGLFREDLFYRIHVIPILLPPLRDRKEDILPLAEHFLAEFSEGSGKSIKTIEPAVVRKLMESKWPGNVRELENVMEYAVAMAAGDTITSDLITGPMDEKDTIPSFRDAKETFEKEYLIQLLELSGGNVSQAAKTAGKYRADFYVLLRKHGLDPMDFRDKR